Proteins found in one Miscanthus floridulus cultivar M001 chromosome 4, ASM1932011v1, whole genome shotgun sequence genomic segment:
- the LOC136551181 gene encoding uncharacterized protein has product MVNCEFLVPLASSLVTLVLRPLIADAVSVAGKIVAFARAAVEFLARDDTVVGCSVLDDDYCCPQPHCEPVVLTCGDAAAVTARLGLPRWTCSGGGSGSSECRACGAAEVVTELAAVGGWSASERELEEAFHVFDRGEDGFICAAELWAVMRRLGFPEGARYEDCQRMIGVFDDDGDGRVSFPEFRRMMENAAC; this is encoded by the coding sequence ATGGTGAACTGTGAGTTTCTCGTCCCGCTGGCGTCGTCTCTGGTAACGCTCGTCCTGCGCCCGCTGATCGCCGATGCCGTCTCGGTCGCCGGCAAGATCGTCGCGTTCGCTAGGGCGGCCGTGGAGTTCCTGGCCCGAGACGACACCGTCGTCGGTTGCTCCGTCCTTGACGACGACTACTGCTGCCCGCAGCCACACTGTGAACCGGTGGTGCTGACCTGTGGCGACGCGGCCGCCGTCACGGCGCGGCTGGGCCTACCCAGGTGGACGTGCAGCGGTGGCGGAAGTGGCTCGTCGGAGTGCCGAGCGTGCGGCGCCGCGGAGGTCGTCACCGAGCTGGCAGCAGTGGGTGGCTGGAGCGCGAGCGAGCGGGAGCTGGAGGAGGCGTTCCACGTGTTCGACCGCGGCGAGGACGGGTTCATCTGCGCCGCGGAGCTGTGGGCCGTCATGCGGAGGCTCGGGTTTCCGGAGGGTGCGCGCTACGAGGACTGCCAGAGGATGATCGGGGTCTTCGACGACGATGGCGATGGCAGGGTCAGCTTCCCGGAGTTCAGGAGGATGATGGAGAATGCTGCCTGCTAG